The DNA window TACCAGCCTTTTCACATACCTTGATGGCATCAATGTATGTTTCGGGGGCATACTTCCCCTCAAGAGGGAGTACATTGTATTGTCCTAAGTGAGCATATAGGTCAGCAGAGTTATTCTCACTGTCTATAACTGTAATCTTAGTCCAATCGCCACATAGCCCATAGGCTAAAAGTAGTGCAGACATAGTTTTACCACTGCCAGCACACCCTTGCATAGCAAGCTTTATCTTCGCTTGCTTCTTTGAGGATTTTCTTAACTGCATATTACTATTGATTTTAATTGTTTGCAAAACAAAGGCAGTCAGGCCATTATTCCCGACTGCCTTAGAACTTGATGTGATTTAGGTCAGAGTGTCGCCAACACAGGCGCACCTCCTTCTCCTTTCTGATGCAGGAGATAGAACATGTCACCTGTCTCCTGCACACACACCTGCGAAATTACAGGTTGTGAGATTTCTCCCTTGATGAATTTCTCGCTGACGGCTCCCACTTCAAAGCCATAAGTGAAAAAGCATTTGCCAGTCCTGTGGTTCTGTTTCACCTCAATCTTGTTTATACCTTTCTGAGCCTTGAACTCTGCAACAGAAAAGGTTTCGATGAACTTGATTTTTTCCATACTGATTCGTTTTTATTTGTTCCAAAGGGAGGGGAATATCCCCATATCCGAGAGCAGGGGGAGGTTTCAGGTGGCTATTATGTGCTTTTAAAAACAAGATTCAATAAAAATTTTGGAGAATTTTTATTTTCACCCACTAGGATGTAATAATCGATGGAGTAAAAACAGTTATTGTTTTCAGATGCGATTAACAGCAGAACATAGCATACATTTTCGGGTAATGCCTGATTTGAACAGACTGTCATTCATAGTTCTTTTCAACCTCCAACATTTCATTTTCAATGGAGGCATCCAATATTCTTGCATAGTGCTGTGTCATTCTGATACTTGAATGACCTAACATTTTGGATACATTCTCTATTGAAACATGATTGGCAAGTGTTACAGTGGTTGCAAATGTATGCCTCGCAAGATGGGTGGTTAAATCTTTGTCAATTCCAACTATGGCTGCAATTTCTTTCAAATATGCGTTCATCTTCTGATTTGATAGCACTGGGAGTAATTTTCCTGTTGCTTGTGCCGTAAGAACATATTTTTCAAGTATATCTCTCGCAGGTTTTATTATGGGTATATGGCACATTACACTGGTCTTGTGTCTTGCCTTTCTAATCCAAAGCCTATCACTATCCTCCACAATATCATCAGCTGTGAGAGAATGAACATCAACATAGGCAAGCCCTGTATAACAGCAGAACAGAAATACATCTCTGACTTGCTCAAGCCTTATCACATCAAACTCCTTATCAGCGAGTTTTGCTAATTCGGTTTTGTTGAGAAAACCTTTGTCTACTGGTTCGATTTTCAATTTAAGTTCCTCCAATGGTGAGGCTTGAATGAGTTTCTTAACTACGTACAACCGTCCGCGACAGCAGGTATAGCTTAAAAAAATAGCCGTCCAGGTTTTGGGCGGCTATTTTTGTGAGAGTTTCCAGCGGTCGGGAAGCAGGTCGCGGTATTTTTCGATCGGGGTGTTTGGCGGCCATGCGGCACATCGGTCGATTATGTCGCAGAAGTAGTCGAAGACGTTGACTCCGCAGCGGTGGCAGGTGATCGCAAGAGAGTGGTACAGGGCGGCGGCTTCGGCTCCGGAGTGGGAGCCGATTGTAAGTCGGCGACGGGTCAGGGATATGTAGCGGTTGATTCGCTCGACTTCGTTGTTGTCGAGTCTGTAGGTGGGTGAGGCAAAGATGCGTGGTATCTCGTCCCATTGTTTGAGTGCATGTTCGGTGGCGGCGAGCAGCGGGTCGTCGGGTGGCACGCCGATGCGGTCTTTGACTGCTGTCAGTCTCATGCGGATTTTCTCGAGCATCACCTTGGAGTATCGTTGTCTCCACTCAAGGTGCTTTCCCGCCGTCCATCCGTCTTTGCCTATGCGGTGCTGATGCTCGAAGTGGTAAAGGAGTCCGAAGAGCTTTGCTATTTCCTGCGCCTTTGGATTGTCTTTCAGATCGAGAAACTTTCGCTTGATGTGCTGCAGGCATGGCAAGCGTTTTATCCCGCTCATCCCACCGATTCCGATATGCCGGTATCCCGAGTAATAGTCGCACTGGAAGGCTCCGTTGAAGCCTTTTATGTGTTGCTCGAAGACTTCGGCCGAGCGGGAGCCGTCGTCATAGAAGAAGTACACAAGCCCGGTTGTCATGCCGACGAACACCCATATGTAGCCTTTCTTGATCTTTCTTCCCGAAGGAGTTGCCACCTGCAGCCGCACTTTCTGATAGGTCTCGTCACCGCAGATATAATTGTCCGCGACTATTGCCTGACCCAGCGCCTTGTATA is part of the Duncaniella dubosii genome and encodes:
- a CDS encoding site-specific integrase, yielding MEELKLKIEPVDKGFLNKTELAKLADKEFDVIRLEQVRDVFLFCCYTGLAYVDVHSLTADDIVEDSDRLWIRKARHKTSVMCHIPIIKPARDILEKYVLTAQATGKLLPVLSNQKMNAYLKEIAAIVGIDKDLTTHLARHTFATTVTLANHVSIENVSKMLGHSSIRMTQHYARILDASIENEMLEVEKNYE
- the tnpC gene encoding IS66 family transposase, giving the protein MKKNELIEFLQRQIEFLQGRLDEALASVSSLTLSNEKLQSTNEKLVATVDELRKQMASMEEAMKGKSAELSKEKAARQAVQRLQGSPSERQKKPVTTPATSETRQQKPEKKRTNNGAKRKTHPECEVETIIVEPDSPDFNPEAATFIGECDVVRYVMEPMRFKKIIYKVRKYVQDEKIYKGSAPATPLLNSQYTSSFIAGLAELRYLHCMPLENAVEYFRAHGFDLDKGTAQKLVSKVRVHLENLYKALGQAIVADNYICGDETYQKVRLQVATPSGRKIKKGYIWVFVGMTTGLVYFFYDDGSRSAEVFEQHIKGFNGAFQCDYYSGYRHIGIGGMSGIKRLPCLQHIKRKFLDLKDNPKAQEIAKLFGLLYHFEHQHRIGKDGWTAGKHLEWRQRYSKVMLEKIRMRLTAVKDRIGVPPDDPLLAATEHALKQWDEIPRIFASPTYRLDNNEVERINRYISLTRRRLTIGSHSGAEAAALYHSLAITCHRCGVNVFDYFCDIIDRCAAWPPNTPIEKYRDLLPDRWKLSQK